Proteins found in one Kangiella sediminilitoris genomic segment:
- a CDS encoding zf-HC2 domain-containing protein gives MLSCKHVVEQGSDYIDNELSIWRKLEMRLHLVICVHCRRYIKQLHRTVIMLSRGHYNDPGEQQLENLKQEYKKMSKAQS, from the coding sequence AGTTGTAAGCACGTAGTAGAGCAGGGTTCTGATTACATAGATAATGAACTAAGTATCTGGCGTAAGCTAGAGATGAGATTGCATCTGGTTATCTGTGTTCACTGTCGCCGATATATAAAGCAACTGCATCGTACTGTCATAATGCTGTCTAGGGGGCACTATAATGATCCTGGTGAACAGCAGCTTGAGAATTTAAAGCAAGAGTATAAAAAAATGAGTAAGGCCCAATCTTAA
- a CDS encoding outer membrane protein assembly factor BamE, with amino-acid sequence MKKLFLLILLAASVSACVYTPSVQQGNILQQEEINKIELGMSKSQIAYILGKPALNTNLDNNTWYYLYYLEPSSGESRSDRLILHFVDDKLDSLEGTVKPEKE; translated from the coding sequence ATGAAAAAACTGTTTTTATTAATATTATTAGCTGCATCAGTTTCTGCTTGCGTTTACACGCCTTCTGTTCAACAAGGAAACATCCTACAACAGGAAGAAATCAATAAAATAGAGCTCGGAATGAGCAAATCCCAGATTGCCTACATTTTAGGCAAACCAGCCCTTAACACTAATCTGGACAATAATACCTGGTACTATTTGTATTATCTTGAACCCTCGAGCGGTGAGTCTCGCTCAGACCGTCTGATTCTACATTTTGTTGACGACAAACTGGATAGCCTGGAAGGTACCGTTAAGCCTGAAAAAGAGTAA
- the fur gene encoding ferric iron uptake transcriptional regulator — protein MDSQQLKKAGLKVTLPRVKILQILESSEERHLSAEDVYKMLLDAGDDVGLATVYRVLTQFESAGLITRHNFEGGHSVFELDDGDHHDHMVDVDDGTVIEFMNDEIERLQHVIAEEHGFEIVDHSLVLYVRKKK, from the coding sequence TTGGACAGTCAGCAGCTTAAAAAAGCGGGCCTTAAAGTAACTCTGCCTAGAGTTAAGATTTTACAAATATTAGAAAGTTCCGAGGAACGTCATCTAAGTGCAGAAGATGTCTATAAAATGCTGCTTGATGCCGGTGATGATGTAGGGTTGGCGACGGTATATCGGGTACTGACACAATTCGAGTCTGCTGGTCTGATTACGCGACATAACTTCGAAGGCGGACATTCTGTTTTTGAGCTGGATGATGGCGACCACCACGATCACATGGTTGATGTGGATGATGGCACGGTTATTGAGTTCATGAATGATGAAATCGAGCGCCTGCAGCACGTCATTGCAGAAGAGCATGGCTTTGAGATTGTAGACCATAGCTTAGTTCTGTACGTTCGCAAGAAAAAATAA
- a CDS encoding RNA-binding S4 domain-containing protein — MSKIIINREPIELFKILKFEGIVSSGGEAKMVISQGMVKVNGSVETQKRKKIVSGDIIEFMEQTYEVTLN; from the coding sequence ATGAGCAAAATCATTATTAACAGAGAACCCATAGAGCTATTCAAGATTCTCAAGTTTGAGGGGATTGTGTCTAGCGGTGGTGAAGCAAAAATGGTGATTAGCCAGGGGATGGTGAAGGTCAACGGCTCTGTTGAGACCCAGAAACGCAAGAAGATCGTTTCGGGTGATATCATTGAGTTTATGGAACAAACGTATGAAGTTACTTTAAACTGA
- the recN gene encoding DNA repair protein RecN, whose amino-acid sequence MLASIHIKDFAIIDQLDLDLQSGMTVITGETGAGKSIMVDALSFALGARADSGVVRHEAKRAEISAFFDITKLPAVQEWLEEQMLDEEQDCILRRVINHDGRSRAFINGQPVNLTQLSELGDLLVDIHGQHEHQSLFKPQTHLQLLDRYAELSAETQQLTQIAKTISQISTKLTSYQEALKDKNDRKDLLTFQLEELDKAPIDRSADIENDHKRAANASKLLEQGQQSLMALNDNEENLVSQLGRIIHTISEMQNMDGDVSGTHDLLQSALVEIEEASHELRDYLERLDIDPAEFEQLDQELSLLHDLARKHQVTIDALPETKQSIEQELEQLSGDEQTFDDLEKELETQQDNYQKLAAKISKERKKASGKLEKQVIELMKSLGLGNGVFEVALTASPESSFKPNGLETVEFMVSTNPGQKAQPLRKVASGGELSRISLALQVINAQTIQLPTLIFDEVDVGIGGVPPKLSANYSLTLVKVRKSSV is encoded by the coding sequence ATGCTTGCTAGTATCCATATCAAAGATTTTGCCATCATTGACCAGCTAGACCTGGATCTTCAGTCGGGTATGACAGTGATCACTGGGGAAACCGGCGCTGGTAAATCCATTATGGTGGACGCCCTTTCATTTGCCCTTGGTGCACGCGCAGATAGCGGTGTCGTCCGTCATGAAGCTAAACGCGCTGAGATCAGTGCCTTTTTTGATATCACCAAATTACCAGCCGTGCAAGAGTGGCTGGAGGAACAGATGCTTGATGAGGAACAGGACTGCATACTTCGCCGGGTCATTAATCACGATGGTCGCTCCAGAGCATTTATTAATGGCCAACCGGTAAACTTGACCCAGTTAAGTGAACTTGGCGATCTCCTGGTGGATATTCATGGTCAACATGAACACCAGTCACTGTTCAAACCGCAAACACATTTACAGCTTTTGGATCGCTATGCTGAGCTTTCCGCAGAGACTCAGCAGCTCACACAAATTGCCAAGACTATTTCACAGATATCAACAAAATTAACGTCCTACCAGGAAGCACTGAAGGATAAGAATGACCGTAAAGATTTACTAACTTTCCAATTAGAAGAACTAGACAAAGCACCCATTGATCGTTCGGCAGACATTGAAAATGACCACAAACGCGCGGCTAATGCCAGCAAGCTTTTAGAGCAGGGTCAGCAAAGCCTTATGGCTCTGAATGACAATGAAGAAAACCTGGTCAGCCAACTCGGGCGTATTATCCATACTATCAGTGAGATGCAGAATATGGATGGAGACGTCAGCGGAACCCATGATCTGTTACAGTCCGCCTTAGTAGAAATTGAAGAAGCCAGTCATGAACTACGTGACTACCTGGAACGCCTGGATATTGATCCAGCAGAGTTTGAACAACTTGATCAGGAGCTAAGCCTCTTGCATGACTTAGCACGAAAACATCAAGTAACCATCGATGCTCTTCCTGAAACCAAACAAAGTATTGAGCAGGAGCTTGAACAATTATCCGGTGATGAGCAAACCTTCGATGATTTAGAGAAAGAGCTTGAGACACAGCAGGATAATTACCAGAAGCTGGCGGCAAAGATTTCCAAAGAACGTAAAAAGGCCTCCGGAAAACTTGAAAAGCAGGTCATTGAGTTGATGAAGAGCCTGGGGCTTGGCAACGGTGTTTTTGAAGTTGCGCTGACGGCGAGCCCGGAGTCCAGTTTTAAACCGAATGGGCTTGAAACTGTCGAGTTCATGGTTAGCACCAACCCGGGACAAAAAGCACAGCCCCTACGTAAGGTTGCTTCGGGCGGTGAACTATCTCGTATCAGTCTGGCTCTCCAGGTTATCAATGCGCAGACCATTCAGCTACCAACGCTCATATTTGATGAAGTTGACGTTGGCATTGGGGGGGTACCGCCGAAATTGTCGGCAAACTACTCGCTGACCTTGGTAAAAGTGCGCAAATCCTCTGTGTGA
- the nadK gene encoding NAD(+) kinase translates to MSPALRFKTIGIMGKPKHQEVGETIMSLYHHILNSGYQVLVEESVAVGIDVADDHSATWETIGDNADLVIVVGGDGSMLYSARLMASYNIPLLGVNRGYLGFLTDIQPQQVTEKVSEVLAGEYKEERRFLLEANIDGETEKDRYSDALNDIVLYPGEVSRMIEFEVYINDSFVYSLRGDGLIISTPTGSTAYSLSAGGPIVSPSINAISLVPMFPHTLSSRPIMIDADSKVDIVFSQDNQNEARLSCDGQVRFPVAPGEKICIRKRKEDLWLLHPEDYDYFRILRTKLGWGSKL, encoded by the coding sequence GTGTCTCCAGCTTTACGATTTAAAACCATCGGAATAATGGGTAAACCGAAGCATCAAGAAGTCGGTGAAACCATTATGTCCCTTTACCACCATATACTCAATTCAGGATATCAAGTCCTGGTCGAAGAGTCTGTTGCTGTTGGTATTGATGTTGCTGATGATCACTCAGCGACCTGGGAAACTATTGGCGACAACGCTGATTTGGTTATTGTCGTCGGCGGTGATGGCTCTATGCTGTATTCAGCCCGCCTAATGGCCAGCTATAATATTCCTCTTTTGGGAGTGAATCGTGGCTATCTCGGTTTCCTGACAGACATACAGCCACAACAGGTTACAGAAAAAGTCAGCGAAGTATTGGCTGGAGAATATAAAGAAGAGCGCCGCTTTCTACTTGAAGCTAATATCGATGGTGAAACCGAAAAAGATCGGTACAGCGATGCATTAAATGATATCGTGCTTTACCCCGGTGAAGTATCTCGTATGATTGAATTTGAGGTCTACATTAATGACTCCTTCGTTTATAGCCTCCGCGGTGACGGCTTGATCATTTCGACGCCGACAGGTTCAACTGCGTATTCGCTTTCTGCTGGCGGACCGATAGTATCTCCATCGATCAACGCCATCTCGCTGGTTCCAATGTTCCCACATACCCTATCCAGCCGACCTATTATGATTGACGCTGACAGTAAAGTTGATATCGTATTCAGCCAGGACAATCAAAATGAGGCTCGCCTCAGCTGTGACGGGCAGGTAAGATTCCCGGTAGCACCGGGTGAAAAAATCTGTATCCGTAAACGCAAAGAAGATTTATGGTTGCTACATCCTGAGGATTATGACTATTTCCGAATATTGCGTACCAAGCTTGGCTGGGGCTCAAAACTATAA
- the hrcA gene encoding heat-inducible transcriptional repressor HrcA codes for MSKFDQRAQILMKTLVETYISSGQPVGSKTLLENSQLSVSPATVRNVMQDLESMGLLTAPYTSAGRIPTSQGVRLFVDQLLTVSDVEDIYLKQLQKHLGSISETGEMLSGVSNMLSQVTRMAGLIRVPRRDVTCVKQVQFVPLTQNKVLVVLVLSDGEVQNRVIQLDSDVSRAELEQATNYVNHHFAGKELDTVRRELLQELKDDRETMDQMMASMMKVAEKGFAANDDEIQVTGKSQLLNYANTGDISDLQSVFEAFAEKTQMLTLLDKCLSADGVQLFIGEESGYDVLSQCSVVGAPYSVDGQAVGVLAVVGPTRMAYDKVIPMVDITAKLISAALNNEE; via the coding sequence ATGAGTAAGTTTGACCAACGCGCACAGATATTAATGAAAACACTGGTAGAAACCTATATTTCTAGCGGACAGCCAGTGGGTTCGAAAACCTTGCTGGAAAACTCGCAACTGAGTGTTAGTCCAGCAACGGTGCGTAATGTCATGCAGGATCTTGAGAGTATGGGTCTTTTAACAGCACCATACACCTCTGCAGGTCGCATCCCGACCTCGCAGGGGGTAAGACTATTTGTTGATCAGTTGCTTACCGTTTCAGACGTTGAAGATATTTACCTGAAACAGCTACAGAAACACCTTGGCAGTATTTCTGAAACAGGAGAAATGTTGTCGGGTGTTAGTAATATGTTATCGCAGGTAACCCGGATGGCAGGGCTCATTCGGGTGCCTCGCCGGGACGTGACCTGCGTGAAACAGGTACAGTTCGTACCACTGACACAGAATAAGGTGCTGGTGGTATTGGTTCTTAGCGATGGTGAAGTACAAAATCGCGTTATACAGCTGGATAGTGATGTTTCAAGAGCGGAATTAGAGCAGGCGACTAATTATGTAAACCATCACTTTGCTGGGAAAGAACTGGATACGGTTCGTCGTGAACTATTACAGGAGTTGAAAGATGACCGTGAAACGATGGATCAGATGATGGCATCGATGATGAAAGTCGCTGAGAAAGGGTTTGCGGCTAATGATGATGAAATTCAAGTTACAGGAAAGTCACAACTACTCAACTATGCTAATACAGGCGATATTTCAGATTTACAATCAGTATTTGAGGCTTTTGCAGAAAAAACTCAGATGCTAACACTGCTGGACAAGTGTCTCAGTGCCGATGGAGTGCAGCTATTTATTGGAGAGGAGTCTGGATACGACGTCTTATCACAGTGTAGCGTGGTCGGCGCACCTTATAGTGTGGACGGTCAGGCTGTGGGCGTGCTGGCTGTGGTTGGACCTACACGAATGGCCTATGACAAAGTCATACCGATGGTTGATATAACGGCAAAATTAATTTCGGCGGCCTTGAATAATGAAGAGTAA
- the grpE gene encoding nucleotide exchange factor GrpE, whose product MSDKDKQNQTSNEQEELSEAQKKAVEKEVENAVDEALEDAAEAAENLTDEEKKILELEKSLEEAEAKAAENMDLALRTKAEAENIRRRSENDVANARKYAIEKFAEELLAVVDSIEQGLQAKAESEESKALKEGMELTLKMTLSTLNKFGVEQLDPIEEIFDPQLHEAMTMVPSPDHEKNTIIDVFQKGYLLNGRVIRPARVVVAQ is encoded by the coding sequence ATGTCTGATAAAGACAAGCAAAATCAAACCAGTAATGAACAAGAAGAGTTAAGCGAAGCGCAGAAGAAAGCGGTGGAAAAAGAAGTGGAAAATGCTGTTGATGAGGCATTGGAAGACGCGGCTGAAGCTGCTGAGAACTTAACTGATGAAGAAAAGAAAATTCTTGAGCTGGAAAAATCGCTGGAAGAAGCAGAAGCGAAGGCCGCTGAAAATATGGATTTAGCATTACGTACTAAAGCTGAAGCCGAGAACATTCGTCGACGTTCAGAAAATGATGTTGCCAACGCTCGTAAGTATGCCATTGAAAAGTTTGCAGAAGAGCTTCTAGCTGTCGTTGACAGTATTGAGCAGGGTTTACAGGCAAAAGCGGAAAGCGAAGAGTCAAAAGCATTGAAAGAGGGTATGGAATTAACCCTTAAAATGACACTTTCTACCCTAAACAAATTCGGTGTGGAGCAACTGGATCCAATCGAAGAAATCTTTGACCCTCAATTACACGAAGCAATGACCATGGTGCCTAGCCCAGATCATGAGAAAAACACGATTATCGACGTATTCCAGAAAGGGTATTTGTTGAATGGTCGTGTCATTCGTCCGGCAAGAGTCGTCGTTGCTCAATAG
- a CDS encoding YebC/PmpR family DNA-binding transcriptional regulator, producing MGRAFQNRKESMAKTSDQNAKVYSKYSREIYVCAKQGGSEPESNLALRSLLDRAKRDQVPAHVIQKAIDKAEGGAGEDFAVARYEGYAPGNVMVIVDCLTDNPNRTFGEVRQCFVKTKSKIGTEGSVMHMFDHSAIFVFKSDDEEGALEALMMADVDVTDIEHEDGKITVFAPQTEYFKAKQSLQEHFDGIEFEVDEIQFVPKVMTQIEGEDLELFKKFLEMADDQDDVQNVYHNAEF from the coding sequence ATGGGTCGTGCCTTTCAAAATCGTAAAGAGTCCATGGCGAAAACATCAGATCAAAACGCCAAGGTATATAGTAAATACAGCCGTGAAATCTATGTTTGTGCTAAGCAAGGAGGCTCAGAACCGGAGAGTAACCTTGCTTTGAGAAGCTTGTTGGATAGAGCCAAGCGCGATCAGGTTCCGGCCCATGTTATCCAAAAAGCCATAGATAAAGCAGAAGGTGGTGCTGGAGAGGACTTTGCGGTAGCTCGTTACGAGGGCTATGCACCTGGAAATGTTATGGTTATCGTAGACTGCCTGACGGATAATCCCAATCGTACTTTTGGTGAGGTTCGACAGTGTTTTGTCAAAACAAAATCGAAAATTGGAACAGAAGGTAGTGTGATGCATATGTTTGATCATAGTGCTATTTTTGTTTTCAAAAGTGATGATGAAGAAGGTGCGCTGGAAGCTCTGATGATGGCAGATGTGGATGTCACTGATATAGAGCATGAGGACGGTAAAATTACAGTTTTCGCACCGCAAACCGAGTACTTTAAGGCAAAGCAATCTTTGCAGGAACACTTTGATGGAATAGAGTTTGAGGTGGATGAGATTCAGTTTGTACCAAAAGTGATGACTCAGATTGAAGGTGAGGATTTGGAGTTATTCAAGAAGTTTCTTGAGATGGCGGATGATCAGGATGATGTACAAAATGTTTACCACAATGCCGAATTTTGA
- the dnaK gene encoding molecular chaperone DnaK, translated as MAKIIGIDLGTTNSCVAVMDGDKPRVIENAEGARTTPSIIAYTDGETLVGQSAKRQAVTNPENTLFAIKRLIGRKFKDKVVQKDKGMVPYKIIEADNGDAWVQVNDKKMAPPQVSAEILKKMKKTAEDFLGEEVKEAVITVPAYFNDSQRQATKDAGRIAGLDVKRIINEPTAAALAYGMDKERGDRTIAVYDLGGGTFDISIIEIAEVDGEHTFEVLSTNGDTFLGGEDFDMRVIEYLAEEFKKESGIDLKGDALAMQRLKEAGEKAKIELSSSSQTEVNLPYITADATGPKHLNIKLTRAKLEALVEDLVERTLEPVKQALKDAGVSNSEIDDVILVGGQTRMPKVQEAVSGFFGKDARKDVNPDEAVAVGAAIQGAVLGGDVKDVLLLDVTPLTLGIETMGQVMTPLIDKNTTIPTKASQTFSTAEDNQTAVTVHVLQGERKMAAQNKSLGRFDLADIPPAPRGTPQIEVTFDIDANGIMHVSAKDKATGKEQSIQIKASSGLSDEEIDQMIKDAEAHAEEDKKFQELVEARNQADGLVHATRKSLDDENMQFEDGEKEAIEAAAKELEEAIKGDDLEDIKAKTEALSQASSKMAERMYAQAQQQAEAGQQAGGEQASDNNDAGDDVVDAEFEEVDDKDKK; from the coding sequence ATGGCCAAAATTATCGGAATTGATTTAGGTACGACAAACTCATGTGTTGCCGTAATGGACGGTGACAAGCCTCGCGTTATTGAGAATGCGGAAGGCGCACGTACGACCCCATCGATCATCGCCTACACAGATGGTGAGACGTTGGTAGGTCAGTCTGCGAAACGCCAGGCGGTAACTAACCCAGAAAATACCTTATTTGCGATCAAGCGTTTAATAGGTCGTAAATTCAAAGACAAGGTTGTTCAAAAAGATAAAGGCATGGTGCCTTACAAAATTATCGAAGCGGACAATGGTGATGCCTGGGTGCAGGTAAACGACAAGAAAATGGCACCACCACAGGTTTCTGCTGAAATCTTGAAAAAGATGAAGAAAACGGCAGAAGATTTCTTGGGTGAAGAAGTGAAAGAAGCCGTTATCACGGTTCCTGCATACTTCAACGATTCACAGCGTCAGGCGACTAAAGATGCTGGCCGTATCGCTGGTTTAGATGTTAAGCGAATCATCAACGAGCCAACTGCGGCAGCGTTAGCTTACGGTATGGATAAAGAGCGTGGTGATCGCACTATCGCGGTTTATGACCTTGGTGGTGGTACCTTCGATATCTCTATTATCGAAATCGCTGAAGTTGATGGTGAGCACACCTTCGAAGTACTTTCTACTAACGGTGATACATTCCTTGGTGGTGAAGACTTCGATATGCGCGTTATCGAGTACTTGGCTGAAGAGTTCAAGAAAGAGTCAGGTATCGATTTGAAAGGCGACGCATTAGCGATGCAACGATTAAAAGAAGCTGGTGAGAAAGCGAAGATTGAGTTGTCTTCAAGCAGCCAGACAGAAGTTAACCTGCCATACATCACGGCTGATGCTACAGGTCCTAAGCACCTAAATATCAAGCTAACTCGTGCTAAATTGGAAGCACTGGTTGAAGATTTGGTTGAGCGTACGCTTGAGCCTGTGAAGCAAGCTCTAAAAGATGCTGGCGTGTCTAACTCAGAAATTGATGACGTGATTCTAGTCGGTGGTCAAACCCGTATGCCTAAAGTTCAGGAAGCAGTTTCTGGCTTCTTCGGCAAAGATGCACGTAAAGACGTTAACCCTGATGAAGCGGTAGCAGTTGGTGCTGCGATTCAAGGTGCGGTACTTGGTGGTGACGTGAAAGACGTACTTCTATTGGACGTAACGCCTCTGACACTAGGTATTGAGACAATGGGTCAGGTTATGACTCCGCTGATTGATAAGAATACAACGATTCCAACCAAGGCATCGCAAACCTTCTCAACAGCAGAAGATAACCAGACCGCGGTAACGGTACACGTCCTTCAGGGTGAGCGTAAAATGGCTGCACAGAATAAGTCACTGGGTCGTTTCGACTTGGCGGATATTCCACCTGCACCACGCGGTACGCCACAAATCGAAGTGACGTTTGACATTGACGCGAACGGTATCATGCACGTTTCTGCGAAAGACAAAGCGACGGGCAAAGAGCAGTCAATTCAGATTAAAGCCTCATCTGGTTTGAGCGATGAAGAAATCGATCAAATGATTAAAGATGCAGAGGCTCACGCTGAAGAAGATAAAAAGTTCCAAGAGCTGGTCGAAGCGCGCAACCAAGCTGATGGCTTAGTTCATGCAACTCGTAAATCTTTAGACGATGAAAATATGCAGTTTGAAGATGGTGAGAAAGAAGCGATTGAAGCGGCTGCTAAAGAACTTGAAGAAGCGATTAAAGGCGATGACTTAGAAGATATCAAAGCTAAGACAGAAGCCTTGAGCCAAGCCTCTTCGAAAATGGCTGAGCGTATGTATGCGCAAGCTCAGCAGCAAGCTGAAGCTGGCCAGCAAGCTGGTGGCGAGCAGGCTTCAGACAATAACGATGCAGGCGACGATGTTGTCGATGCAGAGTTTGAAGAAGTCGACGATAAGGATAAAAAGTAA
- the dnaJ gene encoding molecular chaperone DnaJ, translating to MSKRDYYEVLGVSKGADKAELKKAYRRLAMKNHPDRNPDDKEAEHRFKEAKEAYEVLSDPQKRQMYDQYGHAGVDPNMGGGAGGFGGGEDFNDIFGDIFGDIFGGGGRRGGGRRQARGNDLQYNLEISLEEAVRGIEKTIKVPTYVDCDTCGGDGAKPGSGTTTCTTCGGQGAVRMSQGFFSVQQTCPDCQGTGQMIKDPCGDCNGQGRVHKTKELKVTIPAGIDDGMRVRLPGEGEAGGPGAVAGDLYVQVYVKEHPIFKRDGVNLYCEMPLSFVTAALGGKLDVPTLDGKVSLTIPAETQTGRLFRMKGKGVKGVRSSMVGDLLCRVIVETPVKLSKKQKELLQEFQETVDESGGKNSPKQKNWFDGVKKFWDAMTS from the coding sequence ATGTCGAAACGCGATTATTACGAAGTGCTGGGTGTTTCTAAAGGTGCTGATAAAGCCGAACTAAAAAAGGCTTATCGTCGTCTTGCAATGAAAAATCACCCAGATCGTAATCCCGATGATAAAGAAGCCGAACACCGCTTTAAAGAAGCGAAAGAAGCTTACGAAGTACTCAGCGATCCGCAAAAGCGCCAAATGTATGATCAATACGGTCATGCTGGTGTCGATCCTAATATGGGTGGTGGCGCTGGTGGCTTTGGTGGCGGCGAAGACTTCAATGATATCTTTGGTGATATTTTCGGTGACATCTTTGGTGGTGGTGGCCGTCGAGGCGGTGGCCGTCGTCAGGCTCGCGGCAATGACCTGCAATATAATTTGGAAATAAGCCTGGAAGAAGCGGTTCGTGGCATAGAAAAGACCATTAAAGTTCCAACTTATGTTGATTGCGATACCTGTGGTGGTGACGGTGCTAAACCGGGTTCTGGTACAACTACGTGTACTACCTGTGGCGGTCAGGGCGCAGTACGCATGAGTCAAGGCTTCTTCTCTGTGCAGCAAACTTGCCCAGATTGTCAGGGAACAGGCCAAATGATAAAAGACCCATGTGGTGACTGTAATGGTCAGGGTCGAGTTCATAAGACTAAAGAACTGAAGGTGACTATTCCTGCGGGCATTGATGACGGCATGCGTGTTCGTTTACCGGGAGAAGGTGAAGCCGGCGGTCCAGGTGCAGTGGCGGGTGATCTTTATGTACAGGTTTATGTTAAAGAGCACCCTATCTTTAAGCGTGATGGCGTCAATCTTTACTGTGAAATGCCATTAAGTTTTGTTACTGCAGCACTTGGCGGAAAGCTCGATGTGCCGACTCTAGATGGAAAGGTTTCTCTGACCATTCCTGCTGAAACACAAACTGGCCGTTTATTCCGTATGAAAGGAAAAGGTGTTAAGGGTGTTCGCAGTAGCATGGTGGGAGATCTATTATGTCGAGTCATTGTTGAAACTCCGGTTAAGTTAAGCAAAAAACAGAAAGAGTTGCTTCAGGAGTTTCAGGAAACTGTCGATGAATCCGGCGGAAAAAATAGCCCAAAGCAGAAAAACTGGTTTGACGGCGTTAAAAAATTCTGGGATGCAATGACCAGTTAG
- a CDS encoding 5-(carboxyamino)imidazole ribonucleotide synthase, protein MKPEGNFSSLTIAIIGSGQLARMMALEGISMGYHFTFLHEEGEDKSAVLDLGHIVTVDVKQHSAEQIYTLLGKPDVVTVEKEHVDAGMLEGLNQFCPVYPSIKAIRISQNRKSEKEFIQSQGIEVAPWHPVNDIDSLTEAGTRLGWPVILKTCSEGYDGKGQWFLNSLEEGSKVLEEVSSDIEFIAEQPISFSKEVSIVCARDQHGNIVHYDISENIHSNGILHYSIVPARNIKTETQNKAKKIAEAMLTGLEYIGVLSIEFFVVGDDLMVNEFAPRVHNSGHWTQQGARTSQFLNHVRAISGQEVASTERFGPAAMINLLGQAPLKKHMIDSALHVHWYNKTIKANRKVGHINMSLSDIESLMVKLEQTLKDYQQ, encoded by the coding sequence ATGAAACCTGAGGGCAACTTCAGTAGCCTAACTATTGCCATTATCGGCAGTGGTCAACTAGCAAGAATGATGGCACTTGAGGGTATCTCTATGGGCTACCACTTCACCTTTTTACATGAAGAAGGTGAAGACAAGTCCGCAGTTTTAGATTTGGGTCACATCGTTACAGTAGACGTGAAACAACATAGTGCAGAACAAATATATACCTTACTGGGCAAGCCAGATGTTGTTACCGTTGAGAAAGAGCATGTAGACGCAGGAATGCTTGAAGGCCTTAATCAGTTTTGCCCTGTTTACCCAAGTATTAAAGCTATCCGCATCAGCCAGAACCGTAAATCTGAAAAAGAGTTTATTCAGAGTCAGGGAATTGAAGTCGCACCATGGCACCCTGTTAACGACATCGACTCGCTAACAGAAGCAGGAACCAGATTAGGCTGGCCTGTAATTTTGAAAACCTGCTCGGAAGGTTATGACGGTAAAGGCCAGTGGTTTTTGAATAGCTTGGAAGAAGGCAGCAAAGTACTTGAAGAAGTATCATCGGATATTGAATTTATTGCTGAACAGCCCATTTCTTTTTCAAAAGAAGTCTCTATCGTTTGTGCAAGGGATCAACATGGGAATATCGTCCACTATGACATCAGTGAGAATATTCATAGCAATGGCATCCTCCATTACAGCATAGTCCCAGCGCGTAACATTAAGACTGAAACGCAGAACAAAGCGAAGAAGATAGCAGAAGCTATGTTGACAGGACTTGAGTATATCGGGGTACTTTCCATAGAATTCTTTGTAGTGGGTGATGACCTTATGGTGAATGAGTTTGCGCCAAGGGTACATAATAGCGGACATTGGACTCAGCAAGGAGCTCGAACCTCCCAATTTCTCAACCACGTCAGAGCCATCAGTGGACAGGAAGTTGCCAGTACAGAACGCTTTGGACCGGCTGCCATGATAAACCTTCTTGGCCAGGCACCGCTAAAGAAGCACATGATAGATAGTGCGCTCCATGTTCATTGGTATAATAAAACGATTAAAGCTAACCGGAAGGTTGGCCATATCAATATGTCCCTATCGGACATTGAATCGCTTATGGTTAAATTAGAGCAAACTTTAAAGGACTATCAACAATAG